In the genome of Populus trichocarpa isolate Nisqually-1 chromosome 6, P.trichocarpa_v4.1, whole genome shotgun sequence, one region contains:
- the LOC7485456 gene encoding uncharacterized protein LOC7485456, giving the protein MEPGIIDWDSIDSVFIEDDTYENMNAPKWVDFSAFPEQPVNDEAWFCKPGCKHPKTIEDYLKSKRGSKVKFLKSVTISEMLPFRDRNRRDAKLKKAEIPNPHTLKTKVFKSVHSFREDCENKNPNLSNRKPDTDKLPKKANIRLREARDDLHANSTKAKLRTTFSARNLLAGKEVLSQITEYCSKLKSLAKKGTNNGSTKKVSVRVLGEKEREKERMPLLAVKEGRQSKVMEQGKRQTGWEQNVRF; this is encoded by the exons ATGGAGCCAGGAATCATTGATTGGGACAGCATTGATTCTGTATTCATCGAAGATGACACTTATGAGAACATGAATGCACCAAAATGGGTCGATTTCTCTGCCTTTCCTGAACAACCTGTCAATGACGAAGCTTGGTTCTGCAAACCTG GTTGCAAGCATCCAAAGACTATTGAAGATTATCTGAAGTCAAAACGTGGTTCGAAG GTGAAATTTCTGAAGTCTGTTACTATATCTGAAATGCTTCCTTTCAGGGACAGGAATCGCAG agACGCAAAGCTGAAAAAAGCAGAAATTCCCAATCCACATACCCTCAAAACAAAAGTGTTCAAATCTGTTCACAGTTTCAGGGAAGATTGTGAAAACAAGAACCCGAACTTATCTAATAGAAAACCTGATACCGATAAACTGCCAAAGAAAGCAAACATCAGACTAAGAGAAGCTAGGGACGATTTACACGCAAATTCAACAAAAGCAAAGCTAAGGACTACATTTTCAGCCCGGAATTTGTTAGCAGGAAAGGAAGTATTAAGTCAGATAACAGAATACTGCTCTAAATTAAAGAGCCTGGCAAAGAAGGGGACGAATAATGGGTCAACGAAAAAGGTGTCTGTCAGGGTTTTGGgtgagaaggagagagaaaaggagaggatGCCATTGCTTGCGGTCAAGGAAGGGAGGCAATCTAAAGTAATGGAACAGGGTAAACGACAGACAGGGTGGGAGCAAAATGTTCGGTTTTGA
- the LOC7485457 gene encoding 1-acyl-sn-glycerol-3-phosphate acyltransferase 2, which translates to MAIGAALIILPLGVLFFCSGLIVNIIQAICFVFIRPLSKSTYRKINRQLAELLWLELVWIFDWWAGVQIKVFTDKETVRLMGKEHALVICNHRSDIDWLVGWVLAQRSGCLGSAVAVMKKSSKFLPVIGWSMWFSEYLFLERSWAKDENTLKSGLQRLKDFPRPFWLALFVEGTRFTLPKLLAAQEFAASQGLPIPRNVLIPRTKGFVSAVSNMRSFVPAIYDVTLAIPKSSPPPTMLNLFKGKSSVVHVHIKRHLMKELPETEDGVAQWCKDIFVAKDALLDKHMTEDTFSDQELQDLGRPKKSLVVVTSWACLLISGALKFLQRSSLLSSRKGIAFAVSSLAVVTLLMYILIRFSQSERSTTAKVAAAKPKCEGKPSETGDDK; encoded by the exons ATGGCGATTGGAGCCGCGCTTATTATTTTGCCGCTAGGCGTTCTCTTTTTTTGCTCAGgtttaattgttaatattattcaG gcaatttgctttgtttttattcGGCCTTTATCAAAGAGCACGTACAGAAAAATCAATAGACAATTAGCGGAATTGTTATGGCTCGAACTTGTTTGGATCTTCGATTGGTGGGCTGGAGTCCAG ATCAAAGTGTTCACAGATAAGGAAACCGTCCGTTTAATGG GTAAAGAACATGCTCTTGTTATATGCAACCACAGAAGTGATATTGATTGGCTTGTTGGATGGGTTTTGGCTCAG CGATCAGGATGTCTGGGAAGCGCAGTAGCTGTCATGaagaaatcatcaaaatttCTTCCG GTGATAGGTTGGTCAATGTGGTTTTCTGAATACCTCTTTCTGGAAAGAAGTTGGGCCAAGGATGAAAACACATTAAAG TCTGGTCTCCAGCGGCTAAAGGACTTTCCTCGTCCATTTTGGCTGGCTCTTTTTGTGGAAGGAACTCGCTTCACTCTGCCAAAGCTTTTAGCAGCTCAGGAATTTGCAGCTTCTCAAGGGCTGCCAATCCCTAGAAATGTTTTAATTCCTCGTACAAAG GGATTTGTTTCAGCAGTAAGTAACATGCGCTCATTTGTACCAGCCATTTATGATGTAACGTTGGCTATCCCAAAAAGTTCTCCTCCACCTACGATGCTCAACCTCTTCAAGGGGAAATCTTCCGTG GTACACGTACACATAAAGCGGCATTTGATGAAGGAATTGCCTGAAACAGAAGACGGTGTTGCACAATGGTGTAAAGATATTTTTGTGGCTAAG GATGCATTACTGGACAAGCATATGACTGAGGACACCTTCAGTGATCAAGAATTGCAGGATCTTGGTCGACCAAAGAAGTCTCTTGTG GTTGTTACCTCCTGGGCATGCCTTCTTATTTCCGGGGCCCTGAAATTCCTTCAACGGTCTTCACTCTTGTCCTCAAGGAAGGGTATAGCATTCGCAGTGTCTAGTTTGGCAGTCGTCACTCTCCTAATGTACATCTTGATTCGATTTTCTCAGTCAGAGCGTTCAACAACTGCCAAAGTTGCCGCAGCAAAGCCCAAGTGCGAAGGAAAACCTTCTGAGACAGGAGATGACAAGTAG